In Tessaracoccus flavus, the following are encoded in one genomic region:
- a CDS encoding D-glucuronyl C5-epimerase family protein encodes MHHPGSTHPDLDGGGHRVRRAAPRMSAGRRVAAVMVAVVLALLGSVLTPHPPVASAVDVYSTPGYHEINGRKWFTRCESYTAQIERCWTYIWMTQTVMVDGKPTPVTDYHFNNLTYLAARRALWGNNPLAKTGEFESQGRKWKTSCQDDWTGPNGCRSFIWMKFLDYRQDEQGRGYFVSVEQWVFNNVVRFTREPDNPPDPTQNPSWTPTTPAPSPKPTPSPSSTPTTPPPVSPSAEPSPSIEPSPSVDPSPSVDPSPSVEPSPDPSASPTPTGTPAHECGAPMPAGYTINDEGRPYVINNPGYTPHDAYNPISIANYIQAINRGPGTAEQKRCAMVAAGEILVNGSVVDTYNGEVVRWLPYQFSFSANPSTPVLPPGWYSGLGQAGSMSALRMLYQATGEERWLTYAQELANALEVPYDEGGIKHYINVEGRRMLLWFEEYPTGDTPTTVLNGNNLVLIGLDMWADYTAELAEDGIFPYDERSAELFEEGLTAYEHVLPMLEVPTGGGIMSSYDLVRGYPAAPLRVVKLDDGKLDRVSLNGDLISMPVLDPAPTFPNRFLDPSFETSWQVIGPLSNTSIAGGVVTTTTTGTGWVGVAQNIPAGTFPAGRRVVVQFDARHEKAQAGVSAAPMASIQANCVSGNYQLARHTTVRGAEWATYSVEFPAPAADCQIRVQFLPTVSVVPGSTLQWSKPAIRLAEAKGAAHDPDYDILVFRTPRQELKLFGSGLYTVQAFADGRWQSIATLNATAWGRSVIIPERYTGRNLNYRYHESHIGELRQLASRSGWPVFAEYANRWVKTALNTPG; translated from the coding sequence ATGCACCATCCCGGATCCACCCATCCCGACCTCGACGGCGGTGGCCATCGCGTCCGCAGGGCGGCGCCGCGGATGAGCGCGGGCCGCCGGGTGGCTGCCGTCATGGTCGCGGTGGTGCTGGCGCTCCTGGGATCCGTGTTGACGCCGCATCCGCCGGTGGCGTCGGCGGTCGACGTCTACAGCACTCCGGGCTATCACGAGATCAACGGGCGCAAGTGGTTCACGCGCTGTGAGTCGTACACCGCCCAGATCGAGCGCTGCTGGACCTACATCTGGATGACGCAGACCGTGATGGTCGACGGCAAGCCCACCCCGGTGACGGATTACCACTTCAACAACCTCACCTACCTCGCCGCACGCCGCGCCCTGTGGGGCAACAACCCTCTCGCGAAGACCGGGGAGTTCGAGTCCCAGGGCCGCAAGTGGAAGACGTCCTGCCAGGACGACTGGACCGGCCCCAACGGTTGCCGCTCGTTCATCTGGATGAAGTTCCTCGACTACCGGCAAGACGAGCAGGGCCGCGGCTACTTCGTCTCCGTGGAGCAGTGGGTCTTCAACAACGTCGTGCGGTTCACCAGGGAGCCGGACAACCCGCCCGATCCCACGCAGAACCCCAGCTGGACCCCGACCACGCCCGCCCCGAGCCCGAAGCCGACCCCATCACCGAGCTCGACCCCGACGACGCCTCCTCCCGTGTCTCCCTCGGCCGAGCCCTCACCGTCGATCGAGCCCTCACCGTCTGTCGATCCCAGTCCGTCCGTCGACCCCTCACCGTCAGTTGAGCCCAGCCCGGACCCGTCAGCGAGCCCCACCCCGACCGGCACCCCCGCGCACGAGTGCGGCGCCCCGATGCCCGCCGGCTACACCATCAACGATGAGGGTCGCCCGTACGTCATCAACAACCCGGGCTACACCCCGCACGACGCCTACAACCCCATCAGCATCGCCAACTACATCCAGGCCATCAACCGTGGTCCGGGTACCGCCGAGCAGAAGCGGTGCGCCATGGTGGCGGCGGGCGAGATCCTCGTCAACGGATCGGTGGTCGACACGTACAACGGCGAGGTCGTCCGCTGGTTGCCCTACCAGTTCTCCTTCTCCGCCAATCCGTCGACGCCGGTGCTCCCCCCTGGCTGGTACTCAGGCCTCGGCCAGGCCGGATCCATGAGCGCCCTGCGGATGCTCTACCAAGCGACCGGGGAGGAGCGCTGGCTCACCTACGCCCAGGAGTTGGCGAACGCTCTGGAGGTGCCCTACGACGAGGGCGGCATCAAGCATTACATCAACGTCGAGGGTCGACGGATGCTGCTCTGGTTCGAGGAGTATCCGACCGGCGACACCCCCACCACGGTCCTCAACGGCAACAATCTGGTGCTCATCGGCCTCGACATGTGGGCTGACTACACCGCCGAGCTCGCGGAGGATGGAATCTTCCCCTACGACGAGCGCTCGGCTGAACTGTTCGAGGAAGGGCTCACCGCGTACGAGCATGTGCTGCCCATGCTGGAGGTGCCAACCGGCGGCGGCATCATGAGCAGTTACGACCTCGTCCGCGGCTATCCCGCCGCCCCGTTGCGCGTGGTGAAGCTCGACGACGGGAAACTCGACCGGGTCTCGCTGAACGGCGATCTCATTTCGATGCCGGTGCTCGACCCCGCCCCCACCTTCCCCAACCGGTTCCTGGACCCAAGCTTCGAAACCTCGTGGCAGGTGATCGGTCCGCTCTCCAACACCTCCATCGCCGGTGGAGTGGTCACTACGACGACGACGGGCACCGGCTGGGTCGGTGTGGCTCAGAACATCCCCGCGGGCACTTTCCCGGCTGGGCGCCGGGTGGTTGTGCAGTTCGACGCTCGCCACGAGAAGGCGCAGGCGGGCGTCAGCGCTGCTCCGATGGCGTCGATCCAGGCGAACTGCGTGAGCGGCAACTACCAGCTCGCGCGCCACACGACGGTGCGCGGTGCCGAGTGGGCCACGTATTCCGTCGAGTTCCCCGCGCCCGCGGCCGACTGCCAGATCCGCGTGCAGTTCCTCCCGACCGTCTCGGTGGTGCCGGGCAGCACGTTGCAGTGGTCCAAGCCTGCGATCCGACTCGCGGAAGCGAAGGGGGCCGCCCACGACCCCGACTACGACATCCTGGTCTTCCGCACCCCCCGCCAGGAGCTGAAGCTCTTCGGCAGCGGGCTCTACACGGTCCAGGCGTTCGCCGACGGTCGCTGGCAGAGCATCGCCACCCTCAACGCGACGGCCTGGGGCCGGTCCGTGATCATCCCCGAGCGCTACACCGGCCGCAACCTCAACTACCGGTACCACGAGTCCCACATCGGCGAACTCCGCCAGTTGGCGAGCCGTTCCGGTTGGCCCGTCTTTGCGGAGTACGCCAACCGTTGGGTGAAGACGGCCCTCAACACCCCCGGCTGA
- a CDS encoding DUF4126 domain-containing protein, with the protein MELLPMTFASGWASGINAYATVFILGLLGRFADTGGVPEGFQRTDVLIVMGILALIEVVADKVPVLDSIWDVPSTVIRPIAGALIGALIAGANGDLMTITLAAVGGVTALLSHLSKAGIRLAVNTSPEPVTNIGASVAGDVGVVGVTTLAVLFPVAAAVIAAILLAFMLWLAFKLGSRVRRGVRWMRQKFNQSAVDQT; encoded by the coding sequence ATGGAACTTCTGCCCATGACATTCGCCTCGGGTTGGGCCTCTGGCATCAACGCCTACGCCACCGTGTTCATCCTCGGGCTGTTGGGACGCTTCGCCGACACCGGGGGGGTGCCGGAGGGATTCCAGCGCACGGATGTGCTCATCGTCATGGGGATCCTGGCCCTCATCGAGGTGGTGGCCGACAAGGTGCCCGTCCTCGATTCCATCTGGGACGTGCCATCCACCGTCATCCGCCCCATCGCCGGCGCTCTCATCGGCGCGCTCATCGCTGGGGCGAACGGCGACCTGATGACGATCACGCTGGCCGCCGTCGGTGGCGTGACCGCGCTGCTCAGCCACCTGTCCAAGGCCGGAATCAGGCTTGCTGTCAACACCTCCCCGGAGCCGGTGACCAACATCGGCGCCTCGGTGGCCGGAGACGTCGGCGTGGTCGGTGTCACGACGCTCGCGGTCCTCTTCCCGGTGGCCGCGGCCGTCATTGCCGCGATCCTGCTCGCTTTCATGCTGTGGCTCGCCTTCAAACTCGGCTCCCGCGTGCGTCGAGGCGTTCGGTGGATGCGGCAGAAGTTCAATCAGTCCGCGGTGGATCAGACCTAG
- a CDS encoding diacylglycerol/lipid kinase family protein yields MPRAAVIFNPTKIDRADLAAVVDKAQQNAGWEESLWLETEADDPGTGMARRAVEEGVDVVLGVGGDGTIRAVSEGLRGASVPLALCPQGTGNLLARNLKLTLDNLEESVDAAFNGVSRPVDLAVADFTRPDGSSEERTFVVMAGVGLDAQIMSTTDEKLKKKVGMLAYVKAGIEALRENRRMRIQFKLDDDQPQRARIHTVLIGNCGSIGANVMLLPDAAVDDGLLDVVAVRPQGVWGWPKLAWKVLVDNALFRRFKSDADRRKSDDTRDLNYQQVRQIEIRFASPEEIELDGDHMGEISRVRVSVEHGGLNVMMPEGWEPSD; encoded by the coding sequence ATGCCGAGAGCCGCTGTGATTTTCAACCCGACCAAGATCGACCGGGCTGACCTTGCCGCCGTCGTCGACAAGGCGCAACAGAACGCGGGGTGGGAGGAGTCGCTCTGGCTGGAGACCGAAGCAGATGACCCGGGCACCGGGATGGCCCGGCGCGCGGTCGAGGAGGGGGTCGACGTCGTACTCGGGGTTGGGGGCGACGGCACGATCCGCGCTGTCTCGGAGGGTCTTCGCGGCGCGTCCGTGCCGCTCGCCCTGTGTCCGCAGGGGACCGGCAACCTGCTGGCCCGCAACCTGAAGCTCACGCTCGACAATCTGGAGGAGTCCGTTGACGCAGCGTTCAACGGCGTGTCGCGGCCCGTCGACCTCGCCGTCGCCGACTTCACCCGCCCGGACGGCAGCTCCGAGGAGCGGACCTTCGTCGTCATGGCCGGCGTCGGGCTCGACGCTCAGATCATGTCCACCACGGACGAGAAGCTGAAGAAGAAGGTGGGGATGCTTGCCTACGTCAAGGCGGGCATCGAGGCGTTGCGCGAGAACCGGAGGATGCGGATCCAGTTCAAGCTCGACGACGACCAGCCCCAGCGCGCGCGCATCCACACCGTGCTGATCGGTAACTGTGGCTCCATCGGTGCCAACGTCATGCTGCTGCCCGACGCCGCCGTCGACGACGGACTGCTCGACGTGGTGGCCGTGCGCCCCCAGGGCGTGTGGGGCTGGCCGAAACTCGCCTGGAAGGTGCTGGTGGACAACGCGCTGTTTCGGAGGTTCAAGAGCGACGCCGACCGCCGCAAGAGCGACGACACCCGCGACCTCAACTACCAGCAGGTGCGCCAGATCGAGATCCGCTTCGCCTCACCCGAGGAGATCGAGCTCGACGGCGACCACATGGGGGAGATCTCGCGGGTGCGCGTGTCGGTCGAGCACGGTGGTCTGAACGTGATGATGCCGGAGGGCTGGGAGCCGTCCGACTGA
- a CDS encoding SRPBCC family protein: protein MKVTHVVARPLDNVWGALMKPQGAAALLGEGGELGNKGEDWRANDGTYGVTRSFHPKEQIRFSWHASEGAPRTLVDLHLRPAGDQTELEIAHEHLPEDADTEELRRRWREVLTRIEEASA from the coding sequence GTGAAGGTGACGCACGTCGTCGCCCGACCGCTGGACAACGTATGGGGAGCCCTGATGAAACCGCAAGGTGCTGCGGCGCTCCTGGGCGAAGGCGGCGAACTGGGAAACAAGGGAGAGGATTGGCGCGCCAACGACGGCACCTACGGTGTCACGCGCAGCTTCCATCCCAAGGAACAGATTCGCTTCTCGTGGCACGCCTCGGAAGGCGCGCCGCGCACACTGGTGGATCTCCACCTGCGCCCCGCCGGTGATCAGACCGAGTTGGAGATCGCCCACGAGCATCTGCCCGAGGACGCGGATACCGAAGAGCTGAGGCGCCGCTGGCGCGAGGTGCTCACCCGCATCGAAGAGGCATCGGCGTAA